In Pseudomonas sp. HR96, the DNA window TGGTCGACAAGATCGCCGCCACCCGCGCCCTGATCGAGGGCAGTGGTCATTTCGCCTTGCAGGTACCCACCGTCGAGCAGATGCAGCTGACCTATGACGTCGGCAACCTGAGCCTGGCCGACGATCCGCAAAAACTCCTGCATTGCGGGGTCGAGCTGGTTAGCGTGCCGGGCCAGGAGACGCCGCTGGTGGCCGGTTGTTCGGCCTGGCTGGTGTGCCGGGTGATCGAGGAGCCGCACAATCAGCAGGCCTATGACCTGTTCATTGGCGAAGTGGTGGCGGCGTGGGCCGACACCCGGGTATTCCGTGACGGGCATTGGCAATACCACGATGCGCCGGCGCAGTTGCGCAGCCTGCACTATGTCGCCGGTGGCCAGTTCTATGCGATCGGCGAATCCTTGCACGCCCGTACCAAAGAGTGACGCCAGCCCTGGCAAGTCCCCCCGAGGCGCTTGCCAGGCAGGCGATCAGGACTTCTCGTACGCCATGTACTCGTTCTGCAGGGCGATATGGTCGGCCACGTACTTGGCGTCGTGCCACACGCCATAGATGAACGATGAGGCGCGGTTGACCAGGTTGGGCAGGCCGAGAAAGTAGATGCCGCTCTCGGCCGAGATGCCGCGCTTGTGGTAAGGCTCGCCCTTGTCGTCGAAGGCGTTGACCTGCAGCCAGCTGAAGTCGAACTTGAAACCGGTGGCCCAGAGAATCGTCGTAACACCCGCTGCCTCGAGGTCCAGGCTGAGGATCGGCCGGGTCAGGCATTCGGGGTCGGGCAGCAGCTCCCAGGCCTCGGGCTCCGGCGGGAAGGACAGGCCGTTGTCCTCGATGTAGGCGTCGGCGTCGCGCAGTACGTCGAAGTAGGCGCGGTCACCCTCGGCGATGTTTTCGGCCAGGCCAGGCTCGAAATGCATCACGCCGTCTTCCAGCGCGCGGGTCAGGCCCACTAGGTTGATGCCCAGGTGCGCCAGACGGCGGAAGTCGACCGTCTTGCCGCCTTCATAGCCGCTGACGGCAAAGGCTACGTGCTTTTTCTTCGGCTTGATCTTGACCTCGTCCCACAGGCCCAGCGCGCCCAGCCACCAGCAATAGTCGCGGCCACGGTAGGCGCGCGGCGGGCGATAGTGCTCGCCCACCGACAGGTAGACCTGCTTGCCGGCCTTGCGCAGCTCTTCGGCGATCTGCGAGCCGGAAGCCCCGGCGCCCACCACCAGCACCGCACCTTCGGCCAGTTGCCCGGGGTTCTTGTACGCCGAGGAGTGCAACTGCTGCACCTTGGCCTGCGCCGGCACGATCGGCGGAATCGCCGGGCTCTGGAACGGCCCGGTGGCCGCCACCACGTTGCGCGCCTCGAATTCGCCTGCCGAGGTGCTCACCCGAAAGCCCGGGCGACCGCTCAGGCGTTCGACTTTGTGCACTTCGACACCGGTGCGCACCGGAGCCTGGAGCATGGCCACGTACTCTTCGAAATACTCGGCCATGCGCTCCTTGGGCGGGAAGGTCTCGGGGGAGATGCCGGAAAATTTCAGGCCGGGAAAGCGGTCATGCCAGGCCGGCCCGTTGGCCACCAGCGAGTCCCAGCGCTCCGAACGCCAGCGCTCGGCGATGCGGCTGCGCTCCAGTACCACATGGGGAATGCCCATCAGTCCCAGGTGTTCGCTCATGGCAACGCCCGCCTGGCCCGCGCCGACAACCAAGGTGTTGATTTTTTCCACTGACATTTGAGTTTCCTGAATTGATCGGCTTGCGCACGGTGTTCATTGACAGCTTCAGTGTGCGCAAGCGGGGCGGATAGCGAAATTCTGCTTTTTGAACCCAGAGCTTCGGAAAAACCAAAGCCTGCGCATCGGCTCAATAACCGCGCGCAGGGTCGATGACATGCAACAGGGGGTCGCCGCGTTCCAGGCGCAGGATGTTCTCGGCGATCTGCGCCGCCGCCGAGGCGGGGATGGCGATCGAGGCCATGTGCGGAGTGATCAGCACGTTGTCGAGCGCCCACAACGGGTCCTCGGGCGGCAGCGGTTCGCGGTCGAACACGTCCAGGGTGGCCTCGGCGATCTGCCCGCTGGCCAGTGCTGCAGTCAGCGCCGGCTGATCGACCACTGCGCCGCGCGAAACGTTGATCAGGCAACTGCCGGGTGGCAGCAAGGCCAGCCGCCGGGCGTCGAGAATGCCCTGGGTGTGCGGCGTCAGCGGCAGCATCACCACCAGGATGTCGCAACCGCCGAGAAAGCCATCGAGCTGATCCAGGCCATGGAAGCAGTTCACGGCGGGCAACTGCTTGGCCGAGCGTGACCAGCCACGTACGTCGAAGCCCTGGCGGGTCAGCTCCTGGGCGGCGCGGGCGCCCAGTTCACCGAGGCCCAGCACGCCGACGCGGATGCTCGACGGCAGGCGCGGATGCAGGTAGTGCCAGCGCCGTTCGCGCTGGGCGCGCTCGAAGGCCGGGATGTCGCGGGCGTAGCGCAGCACGGCGAACAGCACGTAGCTGGCCATCATGCGCGCCATGTCCGGGTCCGAGACGCGGGTGATCGGGATCGCCGGCAGGTCGTCGCGGGCCACCAGAGCGTCGACGCCGGCGCCCAGATTGACCAGCAGCTTGAGGTTGGGGTACTGCGCGAAGAAGCCTTGCGGCGGTTTCCAGGTCAGCGCATAGCGCACGCTGGCCGGCTCGGTCACCTCGTCCATGCGGCAGATACGCACGCCCGGCAGGCGCGGCGCGAGCAGTGCGTGCCACTCCTCGAAACTGTCGAAATCGCTTTGAAACACCAGGGTCGTGCTCATGCCTGGCCCTCCAGCAATTGAGCCACAGCGTCCAGCGCCAGGCGATAGCCCATGGCACCGAGCCCTGCGATCACGCCGGTGGCGGCCTTGGACACGTATGAACGATGGCGGAAGCTCTCGCGCTTCCAGATGTTGCTCATGTGCGCTTCGATGATCGGGCCTTCGAACGCCAGCAAGGCGTCGAGAATCGCTACCGAGGTGTAGGTCAGGCCGGCGGCGTTGATCACGATGGCGTCGGCCTGCAGCCGCGCTTCCTGAATCCAGTCCACCAGCACGCCTTCATGGTTGCTCTGGCGGAACTGCAACTGCAGGC includes these proteins:
- a CDS encoding flavin reductase family protein; the protein is MSSLESSPTDSATADFEQGLRAGRIKPVPLDKAYRLVNHGPTVLVSAQHAGSANVMAAAWACGLDFAPPKVTVVVDKIAATRALIEGSGHFALQVPTVEQMQLTYDVGNLSLADDPQKLLHCGVELVSVPGQETPLVAGCSAWLVCRVIEEPHNQQAYDLFIGEVVAAWADTRVFRDGHWQYHDAPAQLRSLHYVAGGQFYAIGESLHARTKE
- a CDS encoding NAD(P)/FAD-dependent oxidoreductase, giving the protein MSVEKINTLVVGAGQAGVAMSEHLGLMGIPHVVLERSRIAERWRSERWDSLVANGPAWHDRFPGLKFSGISPETFPPKERMAEYFEEYVAMLQAPVRTGVEVHKVERLSGRPGFRVSTSAGEFEARNVVAATGPFQSPAIPPIVPAQAKVQQLHSSAYKNPGQLAEGAVLVVGAGASGSQIAEELRKAGKQVYLSVGEHYRPPRAYRGRDYCWWLGALGLWDEVKIKPKKKHVAFAVSGYEGGKTVDFRRLAHLGINLVGLTRALEDGVMHFEPGLAENIAEGDRAYFDVLRDADAYIEDNGLSFPPEPEAWELLPDPECLTRPILSLDLEAAGVTTILWATGFKFDFSWLQVNAFDDKGEPYHKRGISAESGIYFLGLPNLVNRASSFIYGVWHDAKYVADHIALQNEYMAYEKS
- a CDS encoding glyoxylate/hydroxypyruvate reductase A, which gives rise to MSTTLVFQSDFDSFEEWHALLAPRLPGVRICRMDEVTEPASVRYALTWKPPQGFFAQYPNLKLLVNLGAGVDALVARDDLPAIPITRVSDPDMARMMASYVLFAVLRYARDIPAFERAQRERRWHYLHPRLPSSIRVGVLGLGELGARAAQELTRQGFDVRGWSRSAKQLPAVNCFHGLDQLDGFLGGCDILVVMLPLTPHTQGILDARRLALLPPGSCLINVSRGAVVDQPALTAALASGQIAEATLDVFDREPLPPEDPLWALDNVLITPHMASIAIPASAAAQIAENILRLERGDPLLHVIDPARGY
- a CDS encoding type II 3-dehydroquinate dehydratase — translated: MPHRVFFLNGPNANLYGLDQRGTYGSESFASIEQRCQAHAAELGLQLQFRQSNHEGVLVDWIQEARLQADAIVINAAGLTYTSVAILDALLAFEGPIIEAHMSNIWKRESFRHRSYVSKAATGVIAGLGAMGYRLALDAVAQLLEGQA